The following coding sequences are from one Oryzisolibacter sp. LB2S window:
- the pqqB gene encoding pyrroloquinoline quinone biosynthesis protein PqqB, with the protein MMYLRVLGSAAGGGFPQWNCNCPQCKGLRDGSLHARARTQSSIAVSANGLDWLLINASPDILTQIRDNPVLQPARARRDSGIAAVLLMDAQIDHVTGLLMLRERGTPLPLLATPQVLSDIGSGFPITQILSHYCGVQTHALQCDGRAFAVPGLPDITLHAVALDSKPPPYSPFRGSPRPGDNIGLVLANPANGRRVFYAPGLGQMTPQLLDLMAGCDVVLVDGTFWHMDEMQRLGLSSKTALDMGHLPQSGAGGMLEHLARLPARVRKVLIHINNTNPILNEDSPERAELTAAGVEVAHDGMEILF; encoded by the coding sequence ATCATGTATCTGCGTGTGCTCGGTTCTGCGGCCGGCGGTGGCTTTCCGCAGTGGAACTGCAACTGCCCCCAATGCAAGGGGCTGCGCGACGGCAGCCTGCATGCCCGTGCACGCACCCAGTCATCGATTGCGGTCAGCGCCAATGGGCTGGACTGGCTGCTGATCAACGCCTCGCCCGACATCCTCACGCAGATCCGCGACAACCCGGTGCTGCAGCCGGCGCGCGCGCGGCGCGACAGCGGCATTGCCGCCGTGCTGCTCATGGATGCGCAGATCGACCATGTCACCGGGCTGCTCATGCTGCGCGAGCGCGGCACGCCGCTGCCGCTCCTGGCCACGCCGCAGGTGCTGTCCGACATTGGCTCAGGCTTTCCCATCACCCAGATCCTGTCGCATTACTGCGGCGTGCAGACCCACGCCCTGCAGTGCGACGGCCGCGCCTTCGCCGTGCCCGGCCTGCCAGACATCACGCTGCACGCCGTGGCGCTGGACTCCAAGCCGCCACCGTATTCGCCGTTTCGCGGATCGCCCCGGCCGGGCGACAACATCGGCCTGGTGCTGGCCAATCCGGCCAATGGCCGCCGGGTTTTCTACGCCCCGGGCCTGGGCCAGATGACGCCCCAGCTCCTGGACCTCATGGCCGGCTGCGACGTGGTGCTGGTCGATGGCACCTTCTGGCACATGGACGAGATGCAGCGCCTGGGCCTGTCCTCCAAGACCGCGCTCGACATGGGCCATCTGCCGCAAAGCGGTGCGGGCGGCATGCTCGAACATCTGGCGCGACTGCCCGCCCGCGTGCGCAAGGTGCTCATCCACATCAACAACACCAACCCCATCCTGAACGAGGACTCCCCCGAGCGCGCCGAGCTCACGGCCGCCGGCGTGGAGGTCGCCCATGACGGCATGGAGATCCTGTTCTGA
- the pqqA gene encoding pyrroloquinoline quinone precursor peptide PqqA, producing MQWTAPAFTDLRFGFEITMYIANR from the coding sequence ATGCAATGGACCGCACCCGCCTTCACCGATCTGCGTTTCGGTTTTGAGATCACCATGTACATCGCCAACCGTTGA
- a CDS encoding alpha/beta fold hydrolase, which translates to MTCKIDATLNPSPWPAPRWLARGPLHRVAWRDMGAPGGEPWLLLHGGPGSGCQPGLLAPFDLRRQRVIAPDQRGAGASRPRGAVAGNRLDALVADLEALRRHLGLERWSLLAGSWGTVVALRYAEAHPGRVQRLVLRGAFALTRREVGGLLLPSARHGKTLGAPQASWPVPAHAPLPAALSRLEQLFHYDAASVTALHALRGWALREMRDALHGMRRALRHASGRDGPAAAAGRRAWAQLRRQQRRAQAALQRPQATPRDAGLWVRYRVQVHYLRRRGFVRPGELDAAVRALAHGAITVDWVHGRFDAICPPANSARWARAGGGRLHRPASGHLGHEPAMVACLRACVTSG; encoded by the coding sequence ATGACCTGCAAGATCGATGCCACCTTGAACCCCTCCCCCTGGCCCGCGCCGCGGTGGCTGGCGCGCGGGCCGCTGCACCGCGTGGCCTGGCGCGATATGGGCGCACCAGGCGGCGAGCCCTGGCTGCTGCTGCACGGCGGGCCCGGCAGTGGCTGCCAGCCGGGGCTGCTCGCGCCGTTCGATCTGCGGCGCCAGCGCGTCATCGCCCCGGACCAGCGCGGCGCAGGCGCCAGCCGGCCGCGCGGCGCCGTGGCGGGCAACCGTCTGGATGCACTGGTGGCCGATCTGGAGGCGCTGCGCCGGCATCTGGGGCTGGAGCGCTGGTCGTTGCTGGCAGGCTCCTGGGGCACGGTGGTGGCGCTGCGCTATGCCGAGGCCCACCCCGGGCGGGTGCAGCGCCTGGTGCTGCGCGGGGCCTTTGCGCTCACGCGGCGCGAGGTCGGCGGCCTGCTGCTGCCCAGCGCCCGCCACGGGAAAACCCTAGGTGCGCCGCAGGCCAGCTGGCCCGTGCCCGCCCATGCGCCGCTGCCCGCGGCCCTGTCCCGGCTGGAGCAACTGTTCCATTACGACGCAGCCTCTGTGACAGCCCTGCACGCCCTGCGCGGCTGGGCCCTGCGCGAGATGCGCGACGCCCTGCACGGCATGCGCCGCGCGCTGCGCCACGCCAGCGGGCGCGATGGACCTGCCGCGGCCGCCGGGCGCCGCGCCTGGGCACAGCTGCGGCGCCAGCAACGCCGCGCGCAGGCTGCGCTGCAGCGGCCGCAGGCTACGCCAAGGGATGCGGGGCTGTGGGTGCGCTACCGCGTGCAGGTGCATTACCTGCGCCGCCGCGGCTTTGTGCGGCCGGGCGAGCTCGACGCCGCTGTGCGCGCGTTGGCGCATGGGGCGATCACCGTGGACTGGGTGCATGGCCGCTTCGACGCTATCTGCCCGCCCGCCAACAGCGCGCGCTGGGCGCGCGCCGGCGGGGGGCGGCTGCACCGGCCTGCGAGCGGCCACCTGGGCCATGAGCCGGCCATGGTGGCCTGTCTGCGTGCCTGTGTGACGAGTGGGTGA